Proteins encoded in a region of the Vicia villosa cultivar HV-30 ecotype Madison, WI linkage group LG5, Vvil1.0, whole genome shotgun sequence genome:
- the LOC131605525 gene encoding WUSCHEL-related homeobox 9-like, protein MSSSNKHWPSMFKKSKPDNHQNWQHGMNSSLLSAGLQTTPVTLGADVDDRSPEPKPRWNPKPEQIRILESIFNSGMVNPPREEIKKIRTQLQEFGQVGDANVFYWFQNRKSRSKNKHRHLHSNPRNKKNSAAAAQIITAPPNSSPSSSSDHPNVNASTNEAIIVNVNNIGFSNVNDGIGVLPNSPNVNQNQTAYNFLQTTPAETNFQLPTPPSQPFFSFSMENNNNNNINEGLAQVLYLSDQYSNSNMVNQPLPQQNVALPLFNPEIMMNYGIGNSPMNNQHDQENNIQEEAMNLMHMNQQDPQQLGFGVPSRTHDSSLVPLPPVAMNPSLAPFHIPQFQGVDKPKCKVIINSTVVEVEVGPFNVGANFGDGAVLFDSSGQRVPTDEWGVTLDSLQHGASYYMV, encoded by the exons ATGTCTTCCTCGAACAAACATTGGCCTAGCATGTTCAAGAAATCCAAACCGGACAACCATCAGAATTGGCAGCATGGCATGAACTCATCTCTCTTGTCCGCTGGCTTGCAAACAACTCCTGTTACTTtag GTGCAGATGTTGATGACAGAAGTCCTGAACCAAAGCCAAGATGGAATCCAAAACCCGAACAAATCCGCATTTTGGAATCCATCTTCAACTCCGGAATGGTGAACCCTCCAAGGGAAGAGATCAAGAAGATCCGTACACAGTTACAAGAGTTTGGCCAAGTTGGTGATGCCAATGTTTTCTACTGGTTCCAAAACCGCAAATCTAGAAGCAAAAACAAGCATAGACACCTCCATAGCAATCCAAGAAACAAAAAGAATTCTGCTGCTGCTGCTCAAATCATCACTGCACCACCTAACTCATCTCCATCATCTTCCTCGGATCATCCCAACGTAAACGCATCGACCAACGAAGCAATAATAGTCAACGTCAACAACATTGGCTTCTCCAATGTTAATGATGGGATAGGAGTGTTGCCTAATTCTCCAAATGTGAACCAAAACCAAACTGCTTATAATTTTCTTCAAACAACACCTGCTGAGACCAATTTTCAACTACCAACACCCCCATCTCAACCATTTTTCTCTTTCTCTAtggagaataataataataacaatatcaaTGAAGGACTAGCCCAAGTGCTTTACTTATCTGATCAATATTCCAATTCCAATATGGTGAATCAGCCTTTACCTCAACAAAACGTTGCTCTTCCTTTGTTTAATCCTGAGATCATGATGAACTATGGAATTGGAAATTCCCCTATGAATAACCAGCATGATCAAGAGAATAATATTCAAGAGGAAGCAATGAATTTGATGCATATGAATCAACAAGACCCACAACAACTTGGCTTTGGTGTCCCTTCAAGGACTCATGATTCATCTCTTGTTCCTCTTCCTCCTGTTGCCATGAATCCTTCTCTCGCTCCATTCCATATCCCTCAATTTCAAG GTGTTGATAAGCCAAAATGTAAGGTGATAATTAACAGCACTGTAGTCGAAGTTGAAGTGGGTCCCTTCAATGTTGGTGCAAATTTTGGAGATGGTGCCGTTCTCTTTGATTCCTCCGGCCAACGAGTTCCCACCGACGAATGGGGTGTCACCCTCGACTCACTCCAACATGGTGCTTCTTATTACATG GTTTAA